The following proteins come from a genomic window of Bradyrhizobium paxllaeri:
- a CDS encoding ferric reductase-like transmembrane domain-containing protein — MILIWVALAGAVGVPIAAAAMSPLLAWRDPIYILACFAGIVALGLMLVQPLLIAGYLPGLSAYRGRRTHLWTGGALVVAVVIHVGGLWITSPPDMIDALLFASPTPFSPWGVVAMWAIFAVALFAALRRRLGVRPRTWRIAHTLLAIVIVAGSVVHGILIEGTMETISKAVLCALVLAAAIKVMTDLQVWRRRAKLREEGVARQ; from the coding sequence GTGATCCTGATCTGGGTCGCCCTTGCAGGAGCCGTTGGCGTGCCGATCGCTGCTGCCGCGATGAGCCCGCTGCTCGCGTGGCGCGATCCGATCTACATACTGGCCTGCTTCGCAGGGATTGTCGCGCTGGGGCTAATGCTCGTTCAGCCTTTGCTGATCGCCGGATACCTGCCGGGACTGTCGGCTTATCGTGGCCGGCGTACACATCTCTGGACTGGAGGCGCGCTCGTCGTGGCGGTGGTGATCCACGTCGGCGGCCTTTGGATCACCAGTCCGCCCGACATGATTGACGCCCTTCTGTTCGCATCGCCGACGCCGTTCTCCCCCTGGGGTGTGGTCGCCATGTGGGCAATCTTCGCCGTCGCGCTTTTTGCGGCACTCCGCCGGCGATTGGGAGTGCGACCGCGAACGTGGCGCATCGCCCATACACTGCTCGCGATCGTTATCGTCGCAGGCAGCGTGGTGCATGGCATATTGATCGAGGGGACGATGGAGACGATTTCGAAGGCGGTGCTTTGCGCGCTGGTCCTTGCGGCCGCCATAAAAGTCATGACTGACCTGCAGGTGTGGAGAAGGCGAGCAAAGTTGCGCGAAGAGGGCGTTGCGCGACAGTAA
- a CDS encoding sigma 54-interacting transcriptional regulator: MDLAVGSTAAPQDVELRAAAFEFAIEPTLLLDPHTDQILDANPAACTLLGYDRALLRQTKVSALHTGQLPALIVFTQAVLDKGAYWTNALTPRHATGQSLRLEYAGSIVPGDDRTLVLLTMSDLDARRRRYVDAAAEDHMRGGIATWQRVERVFQDIERENQLILRAAGEGIYGVNAEGKTTFVNPAAERMLGWGAEELVGKEIHPIVHHTHHDGRHYPDHDCPIYAAFRDGAVHQVEGEVFWRKDGTPVWVEYTSTPIRDRGVVVGAVIVFRDVSQRREADEKLHAALAEVDRLRERLELENAYLQEEIRIETNPRGIIGQSEAIQKTLRQVKLVAPTSAAVMITGESGTGKELIARAIHEASSRRDRPLIRVNCAAIPRELFESEFFGHVRGAFTGAMRDRIGRFELADGGTLFLDEIGEIPLELQGKLLRVLQEGNFERVGEERTRAVDVRLIAATNRDLKQEVQRGRFREDLYFRLNVFPVESVPLRERREDIPLLAQHFLTRESAALKSDLRLSEGDARRLARYDWPGNVRELQNVIERAAILAQNGRLRIDLPDASGVPPSPGTARVKADSRPAVMTSAEMRAHERANILAALQACSGKVFGPGGAAELLDIKPTTLASRIKALGIANARGIGGL, translated from the coding sequence ATGGATCTCGCCGTCGGTTCAACCGCAGCGCCGCAGGATGTCGAACTCCGCGCCGCCGCGTTCGAGTTCGCGATCGAGCCGACGCTGCTGCTCGATCCCCATACCGACCAGATCCTCGACGCCAATCCGGCCGCCTGCACCCTGCTCGGCTACGATCGCGCCCTGCTGCGGCAAACCAAGGTCAGCGCGCTACACACAGGCCAATTGCCGGCGCTGATCGTTTTCACCCAGGCTGTGCTCGACAAAGGCGCGTACTGGACCAACGCACTGACACCACGCCACGCCACGGGGCAAAGCCTGCGCCTGGAATACGCCGGCTCGATCGTGCCGGGAGACGACCGCACGCTGGTGCTGCTCACCATGAGCGACCTCGATGCGCGCCGCCGCCGCTATGTCGATGCGGCGGCCGAGGATCATATGCGCGGCGGCATCGCGACCTGGCAGCGGGTCGAGCGCGTGTTCCAGGACATCGAACGGGAAAACCAGTTGATCCTGCGCGCCGCCGGCGAAGGCATCTACGGCGTCAACGCCGAAGGCAAGACCACCTTCGTCAATCCGGCCGCCGAGCGCATGCTGGGCTGGGGTGCGGAAGAACTGGTCGGCAAGGAAATCCACCCGATCGTGCATCACACCCATCACGACGGGCGGCACTATCCCGATCATGACTGCCCGATCTACGCGGCATTTCGCGACGGCGCCGTGCACCAGGTCGAGGGTGAGGTGTTCTGGCGCAAGGACGGCACGCCGGTCTGGGTTGAATACACCTCGACGCCGATCCGCGACCGCGGCGTGGTGGTCGGCGCCGTCATCGTGTTCCGCGATGTCAGCCAGCGGCGCGAGGCCGACGAGAAGCTGCATGCGGCGCTCGCCGAGGTCGACCGCCTGCGCGAGCGGCTGGAGCTCGAAAACGCCTATCTGCAGGAAGAAATCCGCATCGAGACCAATCCGCGCGGCATCATCGGCCAGAGCGAGGCGATCCAGAAGACGCTGCGACAGGTCAAGCTGGTGGCGCCGACGTCAGCGGCCGTGATGATCACGGGCGAATCCGGCACCGGCAAGGAATTGATCGCGCGCGCGATCCACGAGGCGTCTAGCCGCCGCGACCGGCCGCTGATCCGGGTCAATTGCGCGGCGATTCCGCGCGAACTCTTTGAAAGCGAGTTCTTCGGGCACGTCCGCGGCGCCTTCACCGGCGCGATGCGCGACCGTATCGGCCGGTTCGAACTCGCCGATGGCGGCACGCTGTTCCTCGACGAGATCGGCGAAATTCCGCTGGAGTTGCAGGGCAAGCTGTTGCGGGTGCTGCAGGAGGGCAATTTCGAACGCGTCGGCGAAGAGCGCACCCGCGCGGTCGACGTGCGTCTGATCGCCGCCACCAACCGCGACCTCAAACAGGAGGTGCAGCGCGGCCGGTTTCGCGAGGATCTCTATTTCCGGCTCAATGTCTTTCCGGTGGAATCGGTGCCGCTGCGCGAGCGCCGCGAAGACATCCCGCTTTTGGCGCAGCACTTCTTGACGCGCGAGAGCGCGGCGCTGAAATCCGACCTGCGTCTGTCGGAAGGCGATGCCCGCAGGCTCGCCCGCTATGACTGGCCGGGCAATGTCCGCGAACTCCAGAACGTCATCGAGCGCGCCGCGATCCTCGCGCAGAACGGCCGCTTGCGCATCGACCTGCCCGATGCATCCGGCGTTCCGCCCTCGCCCGGCACGGCTCGCGTGAAAGCAGATAGCCGCCCCGCAGTCATGACATCAGCGGAAATGCGCGCGCACGAACGCGCCAACATTCTCGCTGCGCTTCAGGCGTGCTCCGGCAAAGTGTTCGGCCCCGGCGGTGCCGCCGAATTGCTCGACATCAAGCCGACAACGCTGGCCTCACGCATCAAGGCGTTGGGGATTGCGAACGCACGCGGGATCGGCGGCTTGTGA
- a CDS encoding CmpA/NrtA family ABC transporter substrate-binding protein, giving the protein MSTFDNPFDPNRHLHAGGCSCGRHVSEAEHQAAQLQAQSAIESEQKRYEGVVASAVMRAMFPQDVARRAFLKSVGAATAAAALSQFFPLKTATEAFAQGGPLEKKDLKVGFIPITCATPIIMAAPMGFYAKNGLNVEVIKTAGWAVIRDKTLNKEYDAAHMLSPMPLAITMGAGSNPIPFTMPAVENINGQAITLSIKHKDKRNPKDWKGFKFAVPFDYSMHNYLLRYYLAEHGLDPDTDVQIRAVPPPEMVANLRADNIDGFLGPDPMNQRAVFDGAGFIHILTKDIWEGHPCCAFAASKEFVTTMPNTYGALLKSIIQATAYAHKAENRKEIANAIAPANYLNQPPIVLEQILTGTFADGLGNIVTQPNRVDFDPFPWQSFAVWIMTQMKRWGQVKGDIDYAGIAAQVYLATDATRLMKEAGLTPPTATTKSFSVMGKTFDPAKPEDYLASFKIRKAS; this is encoded by the coding sequence ATGTCTACCTTCGACAACCCATTCGATCCGAACCGCCATCTTCATGCCGGGGGCTGCTCTTGCGGCCGGCATGTCAGCGAAGCCGAGCATCAGGCCGCGCAACTGCAGGCCCAGTCCGCCATCGAGAGCGAACAGAAGCGCTACGAGGGTGTCGTCGCCTCTGCCGTGATGCGGGCGATGTTTCCGCAGGACGTCGCGCGGCGCGCATTCCTGAAATCGGTGGGCGCGGCAACCGCCGCGGCCGCGCTGTCGCAATTCTTCCCGCTCAAGACCGCGACCGAAGCGTTCGCGCAAGGCGGGCCGCTGGAGAAGAAGGACCTCAAGGTCGGCTTCATCCCGATCACCTGCGCGACGCCGATCATCATGGCAGCTCCAATGGGGTTCTATGCCAAGAACGGCCTCAACGTCGAAGTCATCAAGACCGCCGGCTGGGCTGTCATTCGCGACAAGACGCTGAACAAGGAATACGACGCAGCCCACATGCTGTCGCCGATGCCGCTCGCCATCACCATGGGCGCCGGCTCCAATCCGATCCCCTTCACCATGCCGGCGGTCGAGAACATCAACGGCCAGGCGATCACGCTGTCGATCAAGCACAAGGACAAGCGCAATCCGAAGGACTGGAAGGGTTTCAAGTTCGCCGTGCCCTTCGACTATTCGATGCACAATTACCTCTTGCGCTATTATCTCGCCGAGCACGGCCTCGATCCCGATACCGACGTGCAGATCCGCGCGGTGCCGCCGCCGGAAATGGTCGCCAATCTGCGTGCCGACAATATCGACGGCTTCCTCGGGCCCGATCCGATGAACCAGCGCGCCGTGTTCGACGGTGCAGGCTTCATCCACATCCTGACCAAGGACATCTGGGAAGGGCACCCGTGCTGCGCCTTCGCGGCCTCGAAGGAATTCGTCACGACGATGCCGAATACCTATGGCGCCTTGCTCAAGTCGATCATCCAGGCGACCGCGTATGCGCACAAGGCGGAGAACCGCAAGGAGATCGCGAACGCGATCGCGCCGGCCAATTATCTGAACCAGCCGCCGATCGTACTGGAGCAGATCCTGACCGGCACCTTCGCCGACGGTCTCGGCAACATCGTCACGCAGCCGAACCGCGTCGATTTCGATCCGTTCCCCTGGCAGTCGTTTGCGGTGTGGATCATGACCCAGATGAAGCGCTGGGGTCAGGTCAAAGGCGACATCGACTATGCCGGCATCGCCGCGCAGGTCTATCTCGCTACCGACGCCACAAGGCTGATGAAGGAAGCGGGGCTGACACCGCCCACGGCGACGACCAAGAGTTTTTCGGTGATGGGCAAGACTTTCGATCCTGCGAAGCCGGAGGACTATCTCGCCAGCTTCAAGATCAGGAAGGCGTCGTGA
- the ntrB gene encoding nitrate ABC transporter permease gives MTFSLRFRAAVVSIVLLAAFLGIWHLATRPTAAATNMSPEYAKLMGLTATQGKSAMPGPLDVGAKLWEHLRQPFYDNGPNDKGLGIQLGYSIARVGLGYLLAVVVAIPLGFLIGMSPLMSKALDPFIQVLKPISPLAWMPLALYTIKDSSISAIFVIFICSVWPMLLNTAFGVASVRKEWINVARTLEVGTVRRAFTVILPAAAPTILTGMRISIGIAWLVIVAAEMLVGGTGIGYFVWNEWNNLSITNVIIAILMIGIVGMLLDQILARFTRMVTFPE, from the coding sequence ATGACCTTTTCCCTTCGCTTCCGCGCGGCCGTGGTCTCGATCGTGCTGCTGGCCGCGTTCCTCGGCATCTGGCATCTCGCCACGCGCCCGACGGCGGCCGCCACCAACATGTCGCCGGAATACGCCAAGCTGATGGGGCTGACGGCAACGCAAGGCAAATCGGCGATGCCGGGACCGCTCGATGTCGGCGCCAAATTGTGGGAGCACCTCAGGCAGCCGTTCTACGACAACGGACCGAACGACAAGGGGCTCGGCATCCAGCTCGGCTATTCCATCGCCCGCGTCGGCCTCGGCTATCTGCTGGCAGTGGTCGTCGCCATTCCGCTCGGCTTTTTGATCGGCATGTCGCCCCTGATGAGCAAGGCGCTCGATCCCTTCATCCAGGTGCTGAAACCGATCTCGCCGCTGGCCTGGATGCCGCTCGCGCTCTACACCATCAAGGATTCCTCGATCTCGGCGATCTTCGTCATCTTCATCTGCTCGGTATGGCCGATGCTGCTCAACACGGCGTTCGGCGTGGCCTCCGTGCGCAAGGAATGGATCAACGTCGCGCGCACGCTGGAAGTCGGCACGGTCAGGCGCGCGTTCACGGTGATCCTGCCGGCCGCGGCGCCGACGATCCTCACGGGCATGCGGATCTCGATCGGCATCGCCTGGCTCGTGATCGTCGCGGCCGAGATGCTCGTCGGCGGCACCGGCATCGGCTACTTCGTCTGGAACGAGTGGAACAACCTCTCGATCACCAACGTCATCATCGCCATCCTCATGATCGGCATCGTCGGCATGCTGCTCGACCAGATCCTGGCGCGGTTCACGCGCATGGTCACCTTCCCGGAATAG
- the cynS gene encoding cyanase, producing the protein MKREDLTEKLLDIKREKGWSWKHICEKIGGYSEVLIVGAIMGQMKLTKPQAANAGELFGLSKSEIAMLNEVPMRGTGTPMPPTDPLIYRFYEMVMVNGPAWKALIEEEFGDGIMSAIDFDMAIDRVANPKGDRVKITMSGKFLPYKYYGASGNVPEYGFKEE; encoded by the coding sequence ATGAAGCGCGAAGACCTCACCGAAAAGCTGCTCGACATCAAGCGCGAGAAGGGCTGGAGCTGGAAACACATCTGCGAAAAGATCGGCGGCTATTCGGAAGTGCTGATCGTCGGCGCCATCATGGGCCAGATGAAACTGACAAAGCCGCAGGCCGCCAATGCGGGCGAGCTGTTCGGGCTGTCGAAATCCGAAATCGCGATGCTCAACGAAGTGCCGATGCGCGGCACCGGCACGCCGATGCCGCCGACCGATCCCTTGATCTATCGCTTCTATGAAATGGTGATGGTCAACGGCCCGGCCTGGAAGGCGCTGATCGAGGAGGAATTCGGCGATGGCATCATGTCGGCGATCGATTTCGACATGGCGATCGACCGCGTCGCCAATCCGAAGGGCGACCGGGTCAAGATCACGATGTCCGGCAAATTCCTGCCGTACAAATATTACGGCGCCAGCGGCAACGTGCCGGAGTACGGGTTTAAAGAGGAGTGA
- a CDS encoding isocitrate lyase/PEP mutase family protein: MRSQMEKAEAFRALHARPGAFIIPNPWDAGTAKLLAAMGFEALATTSLGLANTLGSRTVSLDAIIENCRAIAEATDLPVSADLENCGADDPNTAAKAMARAAEAGAVGGSIEDSTRDPRKPIYDFALAVERVQAAVEAARKLPFPFTLTARAENFLHDRKDLDDTIKRLQAFEAAGADVLYSPGLYDLETIRTVVSSVGKPFNLVMGFADPTLTVPQLSDAGVKRISVGGAMERYALAAFLKCAREMKERGAFTFVREMAPIGEVRAAFG; the protein is encoded by the coding sequence ATGCGAAGTCAGATGGAAAAAGCCGAAGCGTTTCGCGCGCTGCATGCGCGGCCCGGCGCGTTCATCATTCCCAATCCCTGGGATGCCGGCACCGCAAAACTGCTCGCCGCGATGGGTTTTGAGGCGTTGGCGACCACGAGCCTCGGTCTTGCCAACACGCTCGGCAGCAGGACCGTCAGCCTGGACGCCATCATCGAGAATTGCCGGGCGATTGCGGAAGCGACCGACCTCCCGGTCAGCGCTGACCTCGAAAATTGCGGCGCCGACGATCCGAACACCGCGGCAAAGGCGATGGCGCGCGCAGCCGAAGCCGGCGCCGTCGGCGGCTCGATCGAGGATTCGACCCGCGATCCGCGCAAGCCGATCTACGACTTTGCGCTCGCGGTCGAGCGGGTGCAGGCGGCAGTCGAGGCGGCGCGCAAACTGCCCTTCCCCTTCACGCTGACCGCACGCGCCGAAAATTTCCTGCACGACCGCAAGGATCTCGACGACACCATCAAGCGGCTGCAGGCGTTCGAGGCCGCCGGCGCGGATGTTTTGTACTCGCCCGGCCTGTACGACCTCGAGACGATCCGCACCGTGGTGTCGTCGGTCGGCAAGCCGTTCAACCTGGTGATGGGATTCGCCGATCCGACCCTGACCGTGCCGCAACTCTCTGACGCCGGCGTCAAGCGCATCAGCGTCGGCGGCGCGATGGAAAGGTACGCGCTGGCGGCGTTCTTAAAATGCGCCCGCGAGATGAAGGAGCGTGGTGCGTTTACATTTGTACGGGAGATGGCGCCGATCGGGGAAGTACGGGCGGCGTTCGGGTGA
- a CDS encoding LysR family transcriptional regulator — MDSDALLTFLTIHRRGGISSAAKALHRSQPAISRRLALLEQELGVPLFERIAGRTMLSDAGRVLVPYAERAVAAAQDAENAVRALAQPNSGPVALAVVGTLAGGRLSAILKRFAAEHPEVELSLRTATSAEVSDMIRRGEATIGLRYDRDRSRDLDCEVLFAERLQVVCALDHPRAGRRVAKLADLRGERWIAFPIVPGRREITAAHVFALFQTHGLGEIEWTPVDSLTAQKRLVEAGLGVALLSESNAAEELRHKTIATIGVGDLKASHDVVTVTRRGGFLSAAARRLLEIVRKEYR, encoded by the coding sequence ATGGACAGCGATGCGCTCCTGACCTTCCTGACAATTCATCGCCGCGGCGGCATTTCGAGCGCGGCCAAGGCGCTCCACCGCTCGCAGCCGGCGATCTCGCGGCGTCTTGCGCTACTGGAACAGGAACTCGGCGTGCCGCTGTTCGAGCGGATCGCAGGGCGAACCATGCTGAGCGATGCGGGGAGGGTGCTGGTGCCCTATGCCGAGCGCGCGGTTGCCGCCGCCCAGGATGCAGAGAATGCCGTTCGCGCGCTGGCGCAGCCGAATTCAGGACCGGTCGCGCTTGCCGTGGTCGGCACGCTCGCCGGTGGACGGCTGTCGGCAATTCTAAAACGCTTCGCCGCTGAGCATCCCGAGGTCGAATTGAGCCTGCGCACGGCGACCAGCGCGGAAGTCAGCGACATGATCCGCCGTGGGGAGGCGACCATTGGCCTGCGTTATGACCGCGACCGCTCGCGCGATCTCGATTGCGAAGTGCTGTTTGCCGAGCGGCTGCAGGTCGTATGCGCGCTGGACCATCCGCGCGCCGGCCGCCGCGTCGCAAAACTCGCCGATCTGCGCGGCGAGCGCTGGATCGCATTTCCGATCGTGCCGGGCAGGCGCGAGATTACGGCGGCGCATGTCTTTGCGCTGTTTCAGACCCATGGCCTGGGCGAAATCGAGTGGACGCCGGTCGACAGCCTGACCGCGCAGAAACGGTTGGTGGAAGCGGGGCTCGGTGTGGCGCTACTGTCCGAGAGCAACGCCGCCGAAGAGCTGCGACACAAGACGATCGCGACCATCGGCGTCGGCGATCTCAAGGCGAGCCATGATGTGGTGACGGTGACGCGCCGCGGCGGTTTCTTGAGCGCGGCGGCGCGCCGGTTGCTGGAGATTGTTCGGAAGGAATATCGCTAG
- a CDS encoding DUF1476 domain-containing protein — translation MTTFDKREEGFEKKFALDSEQKFKAEARRNKLLGLWAAEKLGLTGDAATDYSKEVVAADFEEAGDTDVQNKVAKDFAAKGVAISAAEVRVKMDELMAAAVAQVKAGS, via the coding sequence ATGACCACTTTCGACAAGCGCGAGGAAGGTTTTGAGAAGAAATTCGCCCTCGACTCGGAGCAGAAGTTCAAGGCTGAGGCACGCCGCAACAAGCTGCTCGGTCTTTGGGCAGCGGAGAAGCTCGGACTGACCGGCGACGCCGCCACCGACTATTCCAAGGAAGTGGTCGCCGCCGATTTCGAGGAAGCCGGCGACACGGACGTCCAGAACAAGGTCGCGAAGGATTTTGCCGCCAAGGGCGTCGCCATTTCCGCCGCCGAGGTCCGCGTCAAGATGGATGAGCTGATGGCGGCAGCGGTCGCCCAGGTGAAGGCGGGAAGCTGA
- the purC gene encoding phosphoribosylaminoimidazolesuccinocarboxamide synthase, protein MSRRRRIYEGKAKVLYEGPEPGTLIQHFKDDATAFNAKKHQVIEGKGVLNNRISEYLFQHLNDIGVPTHFIRRLNMREQLIREVEIVPLEVVVRNVAAGSLSQRLGIEEGTQLPRSIIEFYYKNDQLNDPMVSEEHITAFGWATPQEIDDIMALAIRVNDFLTGLFLGIGIRLVDFKMECGRLFENEMMRIIVADEISPDSCRLWDIKSNEKLDKDRFRRDLGGLLEAYTEVAKRLGILMENERPAGSGPVLVKS, encoded by the coding sequence ATGAGCCGTCGACGCCGCATCTATGAGGGCAAGGCCAAGGTCCTGTATGAAGGCCCGGAGCCGGGAACCCTGATCCAGCACTTCAAGGACGACGCGACCGCGTTCAATGCCAAGAAACACCAGGTGATCGAGGGCAAGGGCGTCCTCAACAACCGGATTTCGGAGTACCTGTTCCAGCACCTCAACGACATCGGGGTGCCGACCCATTTCATCCGCCGCCTCAACATGCGCGAGCAGTTGATTCGCGAGGTCGAGATCGTGCCGCTGGAAGTGGTGGTGCGGAACGTCGCGGCCGGCTCGCTGTCGCAGCGCCTTGGCATCGAGGAGGGCACCCAGCTGCCGCGCTCGATCATCGAGTTCTATTACAAGAACGACCAGCTCAACGACCCCATGGTGTCGGAAGAGCATATCACTGCGTTCGGCTGGGCGACGCCGCAGGAAATCGACGACATCATGGCGCTGGCCATCCGCGTCAACGACTTCCTCACCGGTCTCTTCCTCGGCATCGGCATCCGTCTGGTCGATTTCAAGATGGAATGCGGCCGCCTGTTCGAGAACGAGATGATGCGGATCATCGTCGCCGACGAAATCTCGCCCGACTCATGCCGGCTGTGGGATATCAAGTCGAACGAGAAGCTCGACAAGGACCGTTTCCGCCGCGACCTCGGAGGCCTGCTTGAGGCCTATACCGAAGTGGCGAAGCGCCTGGGCATTCTGATGGAGAACGAGCGTCCGGCCGGTTCAGGTCCGGTGCTGGTGAAGAGCTGA
- the purS gene encoding phosphoribosylformylglycinamidine synthase subunit PurS — protein MKARVTVTLKSGILDPQGKAIEGALKSLGVDGVASVRQGKVFDIELAGADKAKAEAVLKDAADKLLANTVIENYRVELL, from the coding sequence GTGAAGGCACGCGTTACCGTTACGTTGAAATCCGGCATTCTTGATCCGCAGGGCAAGGCCATCGAGGGCGCGCTGAAATCGCTCGGCGTCGATGGCGTCGCCAGCGTCCGTCAGGGCAAGGTGTTCGACATCGAATTGGCGGGCGCCGACAAGGCCAAGGCCGAGGCGGTATTGAAGGATGCCGCGGACAAGCTGTTGGCGAACACCGTGATCGAGAATTATCGGGTCGAACTGCTCTAG
- the purQ gene encoding phosphoribosylformylglycinamidine synthase subunit PurQ, with the protein MKSAVLVFPGINRERDMARALKLASGNEAAMVWHAETELPKGTDLVVVPGGFSYGDYLRCGAIAARAPVMDAVRKHAADGGLVLGVCNGFQILCEAGLLPGVLMRNARLKFICKDVHLRVERSDSPFTRGYNAGQVIRVPVAHGEGNYEADEETVKRLEGEGRVLYRYCSPEGIVDEESNINGAAESIAGIVNERGNVLGMMPHPENHVEDIMGCTDGRGLFAGLAAHLEKAA; encoded by the coding sequence ATGAAATCAGCCGTTCTCGTCTTTCCCGGAATCAACCGCGAGCGCGACATGGCGCGCGCCCTCAAGCTCGCTTCGGGTAACGAAGCCGCGATGGTCTGGCATGCGGAGACCGAGCTGCCCAAGGGCACCGATCTCGTGGTGGTGCCCGGCGGATTCTCCTATGGCGATTACCTGCGCTGCGGCGCCATTGCGGCGCGGGCGCCTGTCATGGACGCCGTTCGTAAACATGCGGCCGATGGCGGGCTGGTGCTCGGCGTCTGCAACGGTTTTCAGATCCTCTGCGAAGCGGGGCTGTTGCCGGGCGTGCTCATGCGCAATGCGCGGCTGAAGTTCATCTGCAAGGACGTTCACCTGCGGGTCGAACGGTCAGACTCGCCGTTCACGCGCGGCTACAATGCCGGCCAGGTCATCCGCGTGCCGGTCGCCCATGGCGAGGGCAATTACGAGGCCGACGAGGAGACGGTGAAGCGGCTCGAGGGCGAGGGGCGGGTGCTCTATCGCTACTGCTCCCCTGAAGGCATCGTCGACGAGGAGTCCAACATCAACGGTGCGGCGGAATCGATCGCCGGCATCGTCAACGAGCGCGGCAATGTGCTCGGCATGATGCCGCATCCTGAAAACCACGTCGAAGACATCATGGGCTGCACCGACGGCCGCGGCCTGTTCGCAGGGCTGGCCGCGCATCTGGAAAAAGCCGCGTGA
- a CDS encoding tripartite tricarboxylate transporter substrate-binding protein, giving the protein MRLFAVRLSAVVAALLFAVPAHAQDYPKRPVSMIVPFAAGGTSDVIARVVAEEMSKSLGQPIVIENVAGAGGSTALARAARADADGYTIAIGNAGTSAATYTIYPKLPFTPESFVPIAVVAKTFGIIAIRKDFPAKNLQDFIVYAKKNPGKVNLGHAGVGSSNFLICKSFAQAAGIEVQLVGYRGAAPALTDAIGGQIDGVCDSAASVSQAIDDKLVRGLVVGSTVRLATLPDLPTSAEAGLPDFEAQGWNGLFAPKGTPPAVIAKLNAAAKAAVESEAVKKRFHDLSTVAPDANEHASNVLGQLVTRDVDKYRKLLAEKK; this is encoded by the coding sequence GTGAGGTTGTTCGCGGTGCGCCTGTCAGCCGTCGTTGCGGCGCTGCTATTCGCCGTGCCGGCCCATGCGCAGGACTATCCGAAACGTCCCGTCAGCATGATCGTGCCATTTGCGGCCGGCGGCACCTCCGACGTGATCGCGCGCGTGGTGGCCGAGGAGATGAGCAAGTCGCTCGGGCAGCCGATCGTGATCGAGAACGTCGCAGGCGCCGGCGGCTCGACCGCGCTGGCGCGCGCCGCACGGGCGGACGCCGATGGCTACACCATCGCGATCGGCAATGCCGGCACCAGCGCCGCGACCTACACGATCTATCCGAAACTGCCGTTCACGCCGGAATCATTCGTGCCGATCGCGGTCGTGGCGAAAACCTTCGGCATCATCGCCATACGCAAGGATTTCCCGGCGAAGAACCTGCAGGATTTCATCGTTTATGCGAAGAAGAATCCCGGCAAGGTCAATCTCGGCCATGCCGGCGTCGGCTCCTCGAATTTCCTGATTTGCAAGAGCTTTGCGCAGGCCGCCGGCATCGAGGTCCAGCTTGTCGGCTATCGCGGTGCGGCACCGGCGCTGACGGACGCAATCGGCGGCCAGATCGACGGCGTCTGCGATTCCGCAGCCTCGGTGTCGCAGGCGATCGACGACAAACTCGTCAGAGGCCTCGTGGTCGGATCGACGGTGCGGCTTGCGACCTTGCCCGATCTGCCGACGTCAGCGGAAGCCGGACTTCCCGATTTCGAAGCGCAGGGCTGGAACGGCCTGTTCGCGCCGAAGGGCACGCCGCCTGCGGTGATCGCGAAATTGAATGCCGCGGCGAAGGCCGCCGTCGAGAGCGAGGCGGTGAAGAAGCGTTTTCACGATCTCTCCACCGTCGCCCCCGATGCCAATGAGCATGCGAGCAACGTGCTCGGGCAGTTGGTGACGCGTGACGTCGACAAATACAGGAAGCTGCTGGCCGAGAAGAAGTAG